cAAACTGAATCCTGCTGCTATTGGGGTCCCACAACCATACCTCAACAAGCTCAACTACAGGAGGACAGACCATGAGGACGCCAACATCAAGAAAACAGCATTCAGCATTAACATGGCCAAGCCAAGCCCTAATTCCCCAGAAGAGAACAATGGCCCTATTTATGCCTATGAAAACCTCAGTGAATGCGAGGAAGCTCCACACAGTGCTGCTCATTTCAGGTTTTACAGGATAGAAGGAGACCGGTACGACTACAACACTGTTCCCTTCAGTGAAGATGACCTCATGAGCTGGACTGATGACTACCTGGCATGGTGGCCCAAGCCCATGGAATTTAGAGCCTGCTacattaaagtaaaaataaacgGACCCCAGGAAGTGAATGTAAGATCTCGTAACATGGGTGGGACACACCCGCGCACCATCGGCAAGCTCTACGGCATCAGGGACGTGCGCAGCATCCGTGACCCGCAGCAGCGGGACGTGTCGGCAGCCTGCCTGGAGTTCAAGTGCAGCGGAATGCTCTTTGACCAGGACCGCGTGGACCGCACGCTCGTCAAAGTGATCCCACAAGGCAACTGCCGTCGAGTGAGCGTCAACAGCATGCTCCACGAATACCTGGTGAACCACCTCCCCATGGCCACCAACAACGACACCAGCGAGTACACAATGCTGGCGCCTCTTGACCCGCTGGGACACAACTACGGCATCTACACAGTCACTGATCAAGACCCAAGGATCGCCAAGGAAATCGCCCTGGGCAGGTGTTTCGATGGCACATCTGATGGCACGTCCAGAATCATGAAGAGCGATGTTGGCGTTGGGTTGACTTTCACCTGTTCAGAGAGGAGCGTGACAGAGCAAAGCATCTTCCAGTCTCAGAGGAACTTGGGCCAGCAGTCTCCAAGGGATTCAGGCCAGCAGCCTCCAAGGGACTCGGGCCGGCAGCctctgagcccccccccccccccccccccccccccccccccccccccccccccccccccccccccccccccccccccccccccccccccccccccccccccccccccccccccccccccccccccccccccccccccccccccccccccccccccccccccccccccccccccccccccccccccccccccccccccccccccccccccccccccccccccccccccccccccccccccccccccccccccccccccccccccccccccccccccccccccccccccccccccccccccccccccccccccccccccccccccccccccccccccccccccccccccccccccccccccccccccccccccccccccccccccccccccccccccccccccccccccccccccccccccccccccccccccccccccccccccccccccccccccccccccccccccccccccccccccccccccccccccccccccccccccccccccccccccccccccccccccccccccccccccccccccccccaagagaTGTGGGCCGGCAGCCTCTGAGAGACTTAGGCCAGCAGCCTCCAAGAGATGTGGGCCGGCAGCCTCCGAGAGACTTGGGCCAGCAGCCTCTGAGAGATTTGGGCCAGCAGCCTCTGAGAGACTTGGGCCAGCAGTCCATCCTGGTTCTGCCAGAGGAGAGCCCTGCGTACCGGAAGCCACCAGCGAGCCGCCAAAACAACCAAGCCAAAATCCCGATGAGAGGTCAACATCCCACCTACTAGAGCTGTATAGGAGCATTGGTAAAGTCACTCATGCtcaattaaatataatttgaaagTAACATCAACCTGCTAAATAACGTAATTGAAAGCTGGTAGGCGTCATTATTTATGAGACATAATTAAggtgccatttttttttccccaccagaAAGGAAAGACGTAAGGTGAGAATTGGGGGCCGGCAGAGGTAGTGAGTTTGTGTCTTACGAAATGCATCCataaaaatcttctttctgCCTGACATTAAACAGCTTCATATGATAGCCTAAAGGGAAGACTAAACATATGATTCAATTAAGTCATGTACATAAAACATTCTTCTGTTCTGCATCTGCAGACTTTGCCAGCCCAAGTACCTGTACTGTAGTTGATAACATGAAAAGGAATAAACTGATTTTCTCATACTGAATTCAACTGCAAGGTTTTGTACTTGAAAtgtaagtattttatttattgctagCTTGTTTTAGAATAACTGTATTCAAGCTAAACTACTGGCAGCTGCATTTCTAAGAACTCACATGCTCAATAGAACAGAGAAGCCATGTGGATTTGTAGGCTCCACGTGGATACAGCTAGaattttctcttgcttcttgCATTATCTGACAAGAAAATCCACGCTCTATGATAGCGTAGGTTaataaaagaagtaattttctaaCTTCAACAACGTGTCACTCTTGTGTTTGAAATGCCCAAGTAAATAAACCACATGTAGAGCTGAGCAAAGGATAACCAGCAGGATTTCATCTTTCTGTTCACAAACAGGTCACAACTTCATCAGTGTGAGACTGATCCCGGATATGGGTGAGAGGTTTTGTGGGTGTCTGGTTCTCCTGCAGCTCTAGGGTTTGGCCATGGCATGCTACAGCCAGGAAACATCTCCCCAGCTTGACATATGGAGAGTCAGCAATGGTTCTGGGAGAATCAAAGCAGCAGGTCTGAGCAGGGATGAATTAAGGAGTGGCACAAGGTGGAGGGAAAAGAGGGCTGGGAATTTGTGCTTTAAGGATGATAGGAAACCAGACAAGGTAGAGCGGTGCTGGGTGGAGATAGAAGACAGACTTCAcatccagcagcagtgagcacaAGGAGCTGGCAAGAAGTACCTCTTAGCTGAAGGTACAGCTGGCCACAGAAGGGGTCAGTGATCCCTCTCCAAGTGATCTGTTAAATTGTCTTTTCAATCCCCCGCCCTTCCCAGAGTGAAATCAAGGACCTCATAGCATAGAAGACACCTTGTGTTTACAGGTAAACACTAGCAATAAATTTTGGGGGTGCAAACAAGCCAGCAAGTCTCCAACACCAAAATTCCTACTGAGAGAGATCATAAAAATGTGGACAATGCTATTGGATGCAAACTGGAATTCAAACACATGCTCCAGGATGGATTTCCCTCTCCTACCCAATCCCCTCCTATGGATATGAAGCCAGTTCTAGGCCTTTGCTGCCATACCCAGTGCCCATCAAGGGCATAGGGAATTTTTCTATAGTGTTTAGCAAGCTTCAGAACAGGTTCTCAAGTTTGACACAGGGCAGGTTTAACTATGTTTTaacaggtaaaaaaaccccttaataATCCACCTTTTTATGCAAATTGACAGTTatcaaagaaaagcagaaaaggaagggCTGTGGAATACTCTGGCACATCCTCTTCATACCAATGAATTTAGactctgtgtgttttcttttgtgtctaGTCTGCTGCAAGGGCTTGGCAGGAGCCGGAGCCAAGGTGGCCAGTGGGGAGCACTAGCTTGGACCTTCCCACAGAGTTCTTGGCTTGCGCAAAGAAATgtctcttccctctgctcccctcctcccctgcagaCAGACagccaaatcccaaattcagtTTCATCACTTTGAGAGTGAAGTAACACAAATGAATTCTACAGACTAACCAAGGAGATAAATGGATGAAAGCAGGCTCAGGATCTGATCCCTGTGTGCATGTGGGCTTGCCAGTCAAACAGAGCAGACTACAGGGCTCTTCCTTCTGGGGAGAAATGTGTGTTTAACACCATTGAAATTGTCACGGCACTAAAGCCTGGAACAGCCAGAAGCTCTCCAAGTTTCCCCAAGCTGTCCCCCTCTGCAGCTTAGCGCTGACTTGGAGGAACAAACTAATCTGTGCACTCACTGAGtccctgagctctcccaggaggctgctggcagaCTGTGCTGGACACAGAGCAAGACAGAGGTTTCAAATACTGGTCCTTAAGCACTACCAACATGAAACAACCTTGACATAACCACTACTCAGACTTAACACTTCACCATTACTGACGAGCCACCATCCCAAATACATTAAGAAAAGATCATGTAGGAGCAGGGCTACAGCAGGTCCTGGCATCTGCTACTCACACAAATTTTATGCTACAGCTCAATGTCATTTCTGACTCCTTCAGCTTGTGTTTATGTCAGCGTATGGCAGTGTCCATTCTGCAGCCTGAAACCTAACCCACACTCCCACGTATCACAGAGCATCAGCTGGAGGAATGCGGGAATGCTGGGACTCAGCTCCTCCCTTGGCCTTAGCCTTCGGACCACCAACCTTGAGAACAGGCTGAAGGAGACCTGGCTCCTAAACGTCGGCAGGTTTGTGGCTAATGGCAAAGCATCTCCCATTAAGGTCACTTAGTTTCCAATCCACAGATAAATCCAGTaacctctccctcctgcttttaaaggaaacagTTTCCCAGAAGCTATCAGGATGCTAGTAGACAGGATAAAAAGGAGAGATATTCTTGTCTGGCCTCAACCAGCAAATTATTGGGGAATTTTGCAAACAACTTTATAAAAAAGCTCAAGTACTTCTCTGATTAGTCACTTATACTTTTTATTTGTAATGTATtcagaaaacaagaataaagAGGTTTCCTAGGAAGCAGGGAGAGTAGTAAGGCTGAGGAACATGAAACAGATGCATCTAATTGTGAGTCACCAGCATCCTAGGAAATATCACTCCCTCTACtaacatttatttgaaattcatGATGAAATCATCCCTATCCAACACTAGAGCCCTTCTGGTGcccaaatattttgcagttttgccAATAATTTGGTCCCAGTAGTATTAAATTGAGCCATAGTGGACGTTGGGTCTGTGAATACCTCTGTtgctttccccctctcctctgaGAGGACAGCTGTTCTATTTTCCTAAGATCCCATTCCAATGGCCAGGGTAGCAGTGCTCAACCTCATCAGTGGTACTGGGGATCAAATCACTGTGTCTGTGTTCCAGAGTCAACCCTGACATGCTATTCCACACCTCATCAGTGAATGccccatttttgttttttctgctctgcaaaaataatcagattttcATTACTTACTGAGTTaaatccctgcagagccaggtgaAAGCAAAGTTTCCAAAGACACATTCTGGCTAACAGCTGCCTGGGGAACACCAATTCCATTTAAAACTTCTCTACCATGCCAAAAATAGCATGCCAAAGACTTTctccacaaaaaaataaactaatctTACCTTCTTTTGCTCCATAAAATGACTTGGGTAAAGTTGTGCATATTCAGAGCTAGGACATTAACCATTGAACAACACAGGACAGTCTAATCTTTTATAACCTCTCACACAGAATGTAAAAGAAGTCTTAAAGCAAACTCTGCACAGATCAAAAGATTAGGTTACAAGTACATGGGATCCTGGCTGCAATATGGTTTAGACATTATTCACTATTAAGCAACTAACTGAAGGCATTCTGTACCAGATTTTCACCATCTTCAGTCCAGCTGTCCTTGGTTTTCACCCAAAAGGGATGTAGTGAGCTCCATCTACAGGGATTCTGGGCACATGCCACCTCGAACTTCCAAACAACACATGGAAACTCTTCCTGGTGCTTTATGCTTTAGTGAGAACCAGATAATTATTGTCTGCCAACAATAGATCTCATGCCGGGCATGACCTAAAACTGAGGATGAAAGATACACAAAGGAGTTAAAAGAATTTTCCTCAAGTCACTGCTAGGAAGAAGACGTTGATTTAACAGTTTGGTTATCTAACACCTTTTAACCTGAACTCTTTTGCCTGAACTTTTGACACTGTATTCTTTCTGTGGGAAAAATGAACTTGCTGTTCATTTTGCTCAGGTTACAATGAACAAGAACTGATTTTCCCATGCCTAGGGACTCGGAATATTCTAAAAGTTGGATTCTAAAAGTTGGAtcctgaaacactgaaattgtTGAGTCTCAGTTAACTAATACACATAAGTCCAAAACTCTTCTATCACTGAACTTGCTGTTCATTTTGCTCAGGTTACAATGAACAAGAACTGATTTTCCCATGCCTAGGGACTCGGAATATTCTAAAAGTTGGATTCTAGAAGTTGGAtcctgaaacactgaaattgtTGAGTCTCAGTTAACTAATACACGTAAAACTCTTCTATCATACACTGTATTctttctgggggaaaaatgaaCTTGCTGTTCATTTTGCTCAGGTTACAATGAACAAGAACTGATTTTCCCATGCCTAGGGACTCGGAATATTCTAAAAGTTGGATTCTAAAAGTTGGAtcctgaaacactgaaattgtTGAGTCTCAGTTAACTAATACACATAAGTCCAAAACTCTTCTATCACTAGTGCTTTAAATTATCTCTAAATTATGGTGGTGGGGTTTTACCATACAGTGAGATAGCAAGCCCCAGAAAACTCTCCAAACCACCATccccacaaacacacaaacaactCACTGACCCACCCACTGTTCTATTGGTATAAAGCAGTTACCAACATTTACAGACTGATCTGAACAGAATACAACAAAAGTGTCTCCACAACTTTCACTTGCAAAAAGTAGCAGGgagcaaagcacaaaaatacATCACTTTCTTGGAAGCAAACTTGCCGAATTTAgaatttctgcagcacaaagtGCACCGAGTCTGCGGTCAGGAACAACGGGAATTCTCCACAGGAGCCTGACTTCCACCTTGCTGTTGTTTCCAGTTTTTGACTCTGATTCATAGGCTTGGATTTCTTGGAGGACCATGTGTTTTGGAAAACCTGTCAGAGGCAATTAATTGATGGACTAATGgcaatagaagaaaaatactgcagcagctgctttaacAGATGcttcttcagaaacattttaatcCTTGTGATATGACacatttttctatattttttgcttttacttgAGTAGAActcagaaaaagcaggaaaaagttAACAATTATTAGAACAGCTCCCAAGATACAGCCAGTCTTTGCTTGGCTGTTATGCTCAGTGCTACATTACTTCTCCTAAGACAACAAAGTGTGAGAATCACAAGTTTTGGGGTTCTTGACATGAAATACTCCTTGTACACGCCATTAAGCAAAGACAGACTGGGGAAAATCTTGGATTAGATTAACAATTCCTCATTAGGTAAAAACTTCTCCCATCAGAAAGTGAAATAGTAGAACATAAATCTTCTGGATGAAGAGCACATACATTTTAAATGGGACGTATGCCAAGATATGAAAacagaaaggggaaggaagaaaatcatCATGGACAGGAAAAGATTCTCTTATGTTCCCAGCTAAATTAGGCATCTCAATGCTGGGATACACAGAGAATTTTAGGATCTACAGGAATATCAAACTAGACAGTCTAAGTATCAGTGAACAGTAGAAAAGCTCAGTGGATTTTAGTATTTCCAGATTAAAGTAATTGTCCAAAACCTATGCCTGAAGAAAATTATAccaaaatcttaaaaaaacccctaaaaatgttgtataaaaataaatttatttctcaacAGTGGAAACAGGGATTTATTCAATATATACAGCACTCACGGAGATTCTCTTCCTTACTGGGGAGAGAGAAGAAGTTATCTTCAGGAAGCCAGCATGGAAACATGTGGATGACAATAAGATCAAATACTATGGGAAGAAATCTGTTAATTAAGTTGAATGTTATAGGTGGGCTTTGAAATATTCTATATTAACTTAAGACATTAAAAGAATACATTTATTGCTTTATATCCTGTGCCAatattcctctctctttcaGAGTCTTTTTTGTCGTGCTAAGTTTGAGTGTTTGAAATCTGCATTCTTGATGAACTGTTCTTGGATTCTGCTGGAACCAAGAGTGCATATATCCATTGTAGAAGTCAACTGCTGTAAGCTTCTTCTTTAAAACAACTGTTTTGATTCCAACCCAGccttcctaaaaataaaaacaaacaaaaaaaggcagtaagCTTCTTCCATATTTAAAGCTATCTTTAGATCCCACAGGCTGGCTTACAGAATCTATTTTATTCAATGTCATCAGGCTTACAAGTCAAATTCTTGCTTGCAAATCTGCAAAGCCTGTTATTGGAAATTAAAAGTTCAATGTATCAAATGAAACATCTGGTGCTGATCTAAACTAGTATGGAGACTAACAATGGACAATTAAGACAAATGTTATGCACCTCACAAATACTAAAAACCTTATCTTTAGGGCAGTGAATataaaacaaatgggaaaagcCTACCTTGCAGCGAGCTACCAATGTTTGGGACATTTTATGGAACAGCACTGAACCAGGAACAACTCCACAGTCATTTAGTGTTTGAtctaaaagcaaagaaagatcATCCTGCATTTTTATGCCAACAAGTACAGAAAAGGTTTGAACCACTTCTGTTCCTTTGAAGCATGATAACCATCTTGAGTCactattttgctgaaaaatattttattgtattctgtgttttattATAACCAAATGAATAGAAACAATCAGAACAAGTCATTTTCTGGCACTACTCCATATCTGACCCATGAACACTCACTAAGCCCTGATCAGTCACACACCTTGGCTCACACAGCACTCAGATTCCTaaagaaaatggtttaaaaatttaataactTAAAAGTAAATACCAGAAAAACCAGGGATATTATCCACTTCCACAAAATCCAGGAGTTTAACGGTAGTACCCTTCCAGAGTGTCTGCAAAGGAAactggaaacagaaacaaatgacACATTGagaatattttcacatttccaggcaatttttttccttaggcaACACACCTGTGACAATAACATTAAGGGAAAATTTAGGAGATTTTCCTTATCAGACTTAGTTTTCCTCACCCTTCCTTCAACTCAAACCATTAGCCTACACAGAAATGAGTTAGGCAATTAGCTACAACAGCTCTTCACTGTGGCTGTTTGCACTGTTTACTGCCATGCAGAGATGTCACTGTAGCACCAAACCTTCTCAAATATATCAGGGGACATCTCAGAGCTAAGGAAACGATGTGAGATTTTTGAGCTGATTTCACACTTGGGATCAAGTCCATGAAAATTCTCCTGCACATAAATTCCATCTCTAATGACAAACTATCAGGATTTTAGAAGACACGCAAGGTCACAAAGGCGCAAATAACTAAAACTAGTTTAGTTTAGTGAGGTTTAGTGATCAGTCAAAATATATGCACCAAACTCAGCCATGCTACAGGACAAAAGAGGGCTCCAAAAAATCCAGTCTCACCATACTTCCTATTGCACGATGCAGTTGAATTATTTGTGCAGCTGTTTGCTCTTCCCACTTTATACAACTCTTCGCTACAGAGATTTTAGGAGCtagggggaaaagagaaaatacaagacttcttattttgctttgcatcTTTTAGCAAACAGCTGTACCACTTTATCCTATTTTAAACCTCAGTTTTTCCTGATCAATAGTGGGCCTACCAACCAGTCAAGGTACCTCAGACAAAAACTGGAGAAAAGATTTTGTAACATCTCACTTTGGATTATTTTTTACTCTCAATTGCTATCTTTATTTACCCACTGCACTACAAACTTGTATCATGCTTACAAGCACAGCTGTAACCCTTCTGTCTGCATTACAACCAGGAAGAATAACAAACTCAAATTTTGTGACATCAATAATGATTGTGATATTATACAagtaattggaaaaaaaaatgtagtaaaTATAAAGAAttctgaagcatttttctcctgtatGACTTTTTAAAGTCAGAGAAGGCAGTGAAGAGAGCATATTGAGATATgaatctaaaaaaaatacagcctgccatggcaggaaggTTTAGTGTTCCAGCTGATAAAGGAAAAAACGAACAAGTCACATTAAAAGCAATGTGTACCTACCAAATGTTACCCCTTCTTTTGgctgctcttttttattttttaaactttcaggCAAGTTCTTCAAAACTGCTAACAGCTGCAACATTAAATTTTGTACAGAGTATTAGTTAAGCTAAGTTTAAAGCAATAATAAACAAAGTAATACTTAATTTTTCAACCGTGAAACTGTCCTGTGAGCTTTTAGAAAATTGGCTCAGTATATTCAGAAGATGTGTGTCCTACACAGAGACAGTAAAGACATCCTTCCCActgattaattaaattaaaaattaaaaatttaaaagcataagtatttttttatggATAATCTCTTCTCTGATATTAATCCCAGAATAGGACAAAAGCTgaccattaaaataaaaaagcagatattCATTGAAATGAAATAACCTGCAGGGTTTCCACAGACAGTGTTTAGGTTCTTCACTGAATAGAAACACAACAGCAACACACAGGACTGACACTGACATCCAATCACAGACCATTGAGCTCTCTTCCCAGCAAGGCAAAGTGCTCACAAACACCAAGTTTCATGTCATCCTCCTCAACTTGAAGCCAACTCAGAACAAGATTAGTAAGAATTCTGTTTGCACATGTTAAAAGTAAAGCACCAGTCAGAAGTGATACAGATGGCAGGATTTTACCATGTTTGCACCCATCTTTGCCAacatcccttccagctcctgtgCCGTACAGCGGGGAGGAACAGCAACCTCTTCTTGCTTAATAATTGGACCTACATCAAACCTGCAAGGCAGAAAACATACAACCTCACTAGAGAAGCTGAAGCTTAATTAGCAGTTCAAAAGTCTGCATTCAATACTTTAGCTCAGTTACTAATTACCTTTTTTATCCCCtctaaaacaatttttcagATGTCATTTCACATTATCAAATGTTTGGTTCAGAAGACAACACAAGGAAGAGAACACCAGATCTCTCCTGGCAGCAAGAATCTCCTCACAAGCTGAGACTGATATGAACACACAATTTAGAGTTCAGAACATGAGATCTCGGAAGAAACAACCTAAAATACTCAAGAGGAAATTTGTTTTGCACTTTCCTGAGATCTACTATTAGACAAGCAtctaagaaagaaaaggtaaCTAGAATAATGTATTTTCACAAGCCTTTTAAGCCAGAGTTTGGGCTGAAACTAAAACATATAACCTCTCTCATGCCTAGACAGACAATTTCTTGTCTTCTGCCCACTTACAGGATGTTGCAGGTGACTCGGAAGTCTGAAAACCAGATCTTTCCTGCCTGTCATACCAAGCCTATTGAAAATACTGTGTGACTGTTCTCTGTCTATTCCCTGTGTTAAGAATTAGAGAACAGGCCTGGGGTGCAAATTACACACTTACTAAAATACTGTAATTGCGGTAAATCTCATAGCTAGATGAACATTTTTAAGTGTCtcaaactttaaaattaatcacacacacttttaaaaacagtggTTATGTAGAATGAGTTAAATGACTACTTCAGCAGTGATTATTTAAAGTCCTGAGAGGCAAGAGCAACAGTGACTTGTCTACAAAGCACACCAAACCTACCTTTTTGGTCTTATTTCCATAATTGTCACTCCAGTAACCTTATCACCGTGAAGGAGCGTGTGGATGATGGGTGCAGGACCACGCCATCGTGGGAGACAGCTGGGATGGACATTCAGCACACCACTGGAATGAAATATTCACAAGTTAGAATAGGAATGGTATACCTGAAACATATGCAAATGGAGTGCAACATGTATTACAATGAAACCACTGTCTCATGTGTTA
The sequence above is drawn from the Ficedula albicollis isolate OC2 chromosome 10, FicAlb1.5, whole genome shotgun sequence genome and encodes:
- the MTFMT gene encoding methionyl-tRNA formyltransferase, mitochondrial, with amino-acid sequence GWVTKDRGRVLFFGTDRFAVTALRALRAAGEPSEGSLVSRLEVVTLPSALPGDLPVRSCARELRLPVHEWPHTGPVGQFDVGVVASFGRLLSEDLILQFPYGVLNVHPSCLPRWRGPAPIIHTLLHGDKVTGVTIMEIRPKRFDVGPIIKQEEVAVPPRCTAQELEGMLAKMGANMLLAVLKNLPESLKNKKEQPKEGVTFAPKISVAKSCIKWEEQTAAQIIQLHRAIGSMFPLQTLWKGTTVKLLDFVEVDNIPGFSDQTLNDCGVVPGSVLFHKMSQTLVARCKEGWVGIKTVVLKKKLTAVDFYNGYMHSWFQQNPRTVHQECRFQTLKLSTTKKTLKERGILAQDIKQ